In a single window of the Trypanosoma brucei brucei TREU927 chromosome 6, complete sequence genome:
- a CDS encoding metacaspase MCA3 (similar to GP:19032268: metacaspase {Trypanosoma brucei}(PMID:12062425)): MAVDPRCLLSLCSTISKASSAKGTNDFVKIGMELWQTAQPYLVQALGLQPPPPKVDVDAAVANAGDAHGEQPWVATPLPGQTVRALFIGINYYGTSAALSGCCNDVKQMLATLQKKGLPINEAVILVDEDNFPGRTDQPTRDNIVRYMAWLVKDAKPGDVLFFHYSGHGTQCKSRGDSDEKYDQCIAPVDFQKSGCIVDDDIHKLLFSRLPEKVRLTAVFDCCHSGSIMDLPFTYVCSGGEQASGTPHMKRIREGNDVLGDVMMISGCADEQTSADVKNTATFGTGSTGAGGAATQCITCMLMNNQSLSYGKLLIETRDMLKRKRFKQVPQLSASKAIDLDQTFSLTEMFSVDRSIQ; encoded by the coding sequence ATGGCCGTGGACCCAAGGTGTCTTTTGAGTCTCTGCTCTACAATATCAAAAGCAAGTAGTGCAAAGGGCACCAATGATTTTGTGAAAATTGGTATGGAACTGTGGCAGACAGCCCAGCCGTACCTTGTACAAGCTCTGGGACTTCAACCACCTCCCCCCAAGGTGGACGTAGATGCCGCTGTTGCAAATGCGGGGGATGCTCACGGCGAACAACCATGGGTCGCGACACCTCTTCCTGGCCAAACAGTTCGAGCTTTATTTATTGGAATTAATTACTATGGAACTTCTGCAGCGCTCTCCGGTTGCTGCAATGATGTCAAGCAAATGCTCGCCACACTGCAGAAAAAGGGGCTCCCAATCAACGAAGCCGTCATACTCGTCGACGAGGACAATTTCCCCGGGAGGACCGACCAGCCAACCCGCGACAATATCGTACGTTACATGGCGTGGCTCGTGAAGGATGCAAAACCAGGTGATgtccttttcttccattaCTCTGGTCATGGTACACAATGCAAATCCAGAGGCGACAGTGACGAGAAGTACGATCAATGCATTGCCCCTGTGGACTTCCAGAAAAGTGGATGCattgttgatgatgatataCACAAACTTCTCTTCTCTAGGCTTCCTGAAAAGGTACGACTCACAGCTGTGTTCGATTGTTGCCACTCAGGCTCCATTATGGATCTTCCTTTTACCTATGTCTGCAGTGGAGGTGAGCAAGCATCGGGTACGCCACACATGAAGCGAATTCGTGAGGGAAATGATGTTCTGGGGGATGTGATGATGATTTCTGGTTGTGCTGATGAGCAAACATCTGCTGATGTTAAGAACACTGCCACATTTGGTACGGGTTCTACAGGCGCTGGTGGTGCGGCCACGCAGTGTATCACGTGCATGCTTATGAACAACCAGTCGTTGTCGTATGGTAAACTTCTAATCGAAACTCGCGACAtgttgaagaggaaaaggttcAAACAAGTGCCACAGCTCAGTGCTTCAAAAGCTATAGACCTTGATCAGACCTTCTCACTAACGGAAATGTTTTCTGTTGACAGATCTATCCAATAG
- a CDS encoding metacaspase MCA2 (similar to GP:19032268: metacaspase {Trypanosoma brucei}(PMID:12062425)) translates to MCSLITQLCDAGQLADYVGLGWLNAVSSQPYLVQALGLQPPPRRVDVDAAFRDAKGLHGHQPWVATPLPGQTVRALFIGINYYGTSAALSGCCNDVKQMLATLQKKGLPINEAVILVDEDNFPGRTDQPTRDNIVRYMAWLVKDAKPGDVLFFHYSGHGTQCKSRGDSDEKYDQCIAPVDFQKSGCIVDDDIHKLLFSRLPEKVRLTAVFDCCHSGSIMDLPFTYVCSGGEQASGTPHMKRIREGNDVLGDVMMISGCADEQTSADVKNTATFGTGSTGAGGAATQCITCMLMNNQSLSYGKLLIETRDMLKRKGFKQVPQLSASKAIDLDQTFSLTEMFSVDRSIQ, encoded by the coding sequence ATGTGCTCCTTAATTACACAACTCTGTGATGCGGGCCAGTTAGCTGATTATGTGGGGCTCGGCTGGTTAAACGCAGTGAGCTCCCAGCCGTACCTTGTACAAGCTCTGGGACTTCAACCACCTCCCCGGAGGGTTGACGTAGATGCCGCTTTCAGAGACGCAAAAGGCCTTCATGGCCACCAGCCATGGGTCGCGACACCTCTTCCTGGCCAAACAGTTCGAGCTTTATTTATTGGAATTAATTACTATGGAACTTCCGCAGCGCTCTCCGGTTGCTGCAATGATGTCAAGCAAATGCTCGCCACACTGCAGAAAAAGGGGCTCCCAATCAACGAAGCCGTCATACTCGTCGACGAGGACAATTTCCCCGGGAGGACCGACCAGCCAACCCGCGACAATATCGTACGTTACATGGCGTGGCTCGTGAAGGATGCAAAACCAGGTGATgtccttttcttccattaCTCTGGTCATGGTACACAATGCAAATCCAGAGGCGACAGTGACGAGAAGTACGATCAATGCATTGCCCCTGTGGACTTCCAGAAAAGTGGATGCattgttgatgatgatataCACAAACTTCTCTTCTCTAGGCTTCCTGAAAAGGTACGACTCACAGCTGTGTTCGATTGTTGCCACTCAGGTTCCATTATGGATCTTCCTTTTACCTATGTCTGCAGTGGAGGTGAGCAAGCATCGGGTACGCCACACATGAAGCGAATTCGTGAGGGAAATGATGTTCTGGGGGATGTGATGATGATTTCTGGTTGTGCTGATGAGCAAACATCTGCTGATGTTAAGAACACTGCCACATTTGGTACGGGTTCTACAGGCGCTGGTGGTGCGGCCACGCAGTGTATCACGTGCATGCTTATGAACAACCAGTCGTTGTCGTATGGTAAACTTCTAATCGAAACTCGCGACATgttgaagaggaaaggattCAAACAAGTGCCACAGCTCAGTGCTTCAAAAGCTATAGACCTTGATCAGACCTTCTCACTAACGGAAATGTTTTCTGTTGACAGATCTATCCAATAG
- a CDS encoding cysteinyl-tRNA synthetase, putative, whose amino-acid sequence MKESDGLLLADGLNVCEPVKRSRHPPWYPPLNVDGNDVCVLNSMTECLEKFAPREGRLVRWYTCGPTVYDVSHMGHARAYLTFDILRRIMEDFFGYKVIYQMNITDIDDKIIKRARVSSLLRHFRDVTLEGGNMEKLVKFTVEAQRSASRALSETREKLSQALPEGTSSRVRMEREEKIMELALKETQFSDTSGRIQSAIKAGDFDELFDAASGINGDLLDQLEGHTVTDQKIFDDHARRYERLFFEDMKRLGVKDPDVITRVTEYVPQVVNFIQRIMDNGFAYSGETSVFFDTTAFIRAGHNYPKLKPISERDECNTTEAEMAEGEGALAACVAGEKRSPNDFALWKFSKPGEPHWPSPWGAGRPGWHIECSVMASDILGTNMDIHSGGCDLKFPHHDNECAQSEAYSMQHQWVNYFLHCGHLHIKGLKMSKSLKNFITIRHALDDLGVTPRTMRLLFLANQWNKAMNFSDQSIDEAKERERVLRSFFGSVDMVLRSDTLKEIQGFNEHDRKLNEAWISTESAVDAALRNNFDTPTAMEAIMGLVSETNRYLVTGQRPSATLVHKVGRYVTRILQVFGVVDGNDMVGFTKTRQTDDQLVPVMEALLRFRDSVRSEAKASGTTANFLPLCDAIRDEWLAQAGIRIEDSPNGPTTWKRDDPAVLLREISERREQQANDRRRKLQNQIETKKKLVEKWRNYTSSPKDYFKMQSGSVYATFDEETGLPTSNSRGEVVGEKELKKLSKELAKYAKAHEEFNSKGGMEWLLEQEQELANMQESLKSTEVS is encoded by the coding sequence ATGAAGGAAAGTGACGGTTTGTTATTAGCAGATGGTTTGAATGTGTGTGAACCTGTGAAACGTTCTCGACATCCGCCGTGGTATCCGCCTTTGAATGTTGATGGCAATGATGTTTGTGTTCTTAATTCCATGACTGAGTGCCTTGAGAAGTTTGCACCTCGTGAGGGGCGGTTGGTGCGGTGGTACACTTGTGGGCCAACGGTATATGATGTCTCTCATATGGGCCATGCGCGCGCTTACCTTACTTTTGATATCCTACGGCGCATTATGGAAGATTTCTTTGGGTATAAAGTAATTTATCAGATGAATATTACGGATATTGACGATAAGATTATTAAGCGGGCGAgggtttcttcacttttgcgTCATTTTCGCGATGTGACTCTTGAGGGTGGTAATATGGAGAAACTTGTTAAATTTACAGTGGAAGCGCAGAGATCGGCTTCGCGTGCCCTCTCGGAGACGAGGGAAAAGTTGTCGCAAGCGCTGCCAGAGGGTACTTCTAGCCGTGTTCGGATggagagggaagagaaaatcaTGGAACTCGCACTTAAGGAAACACAGTTCAGTGACACAAGTGGTCGTATTCAAAGCGCTATTAAGGCTGGCGACTTTGACGAACTGTTTGATGCGGCCTCAGGTATTAACGGTGACCTGCTGGACCAGCTCGAGGGTCACACTGTGACCGACCAAAAAATATTTGATGATCATGCACGGCGTTATGAGCggcttttttttgaagataTGAAGCGCCTCGGGGTGAAGGATCCTGATGTCATTACGCGCGTGACAGAGTATGTTCCGCAAGTGGTCAACTTTATTCAAAGGATTATGGACAACGGTTTCGCCTATTCTGGCGAAACTTCGGTGTTCTTTGATACGACCGCTTTCATACGGGCGGGGCACAACTATCCAAAGCTAAAGCCCATAAGCGAGCGCGATGAATGCAACACGACCGAAGCCGAAATGGCGGAAGGTGAGGGCGCACttgccgcatgtgttgccggTGAGAAGCGGAGTCCCAACGATTTCGCGCTGTGGAAATTCTCAAAGCCTGGTGAACCCCACTGGCCTTCACCTTGGGGTGCCGGAAGACCGGGTTGGCACATTGAGTGCTCGGTTATGGCCTCTGATATACTCGGCACAAATATGGATATTCATAGTGGTGGATGCGACCTGAAGTTTCCACACCATGACAACGAGTGTGCACAGAGTGAAGCATACAGTATGCAACATCAATGGGTGAACTATTTTTTGCACTGCGGTCACCTACACATTAAAGGGCTGAAGATGAGCAAGAGTCTGAAGAATTTCATTACTATTCGTCATGCTTTGGATGACCTGGGTGTAACTCCGCGTACGATGCGGCTCCTTTTTCTTGCAAACCAATGGAATAAGGCAATGAATTTCTCTGATCAAAGCATTGACGAGGCAAAGGAGCGCGAAAGAGTTTTGCGTTCTTTCTTTGGAAGTGTTGATATGGTGCTTCGAAGTGATACACTGAAAGAAATACAGGGCTTCAATGAGCACGACCGCAAGTTGAATGAGGCCTGGATTTCCACCGAGAGCGCCGTGGACGCGGCATTGCGCAACAACTTTGACACCCCCACCGCTATGGAAGCGATCATGGGACTTGTGAGCGAGACAAACCGGTATCTTGTCACAGGACAACGCCCCAGTGCCACATTGGTGCACAAGGTCGGTCGTTATGTTACCCGGATACTACAGGTATTTGGTGTGGTGGATGGGAATGACATGGTTGGTTTCACAAAAACACGACAAACGGATGACCAATTGGTACCTGTGATGGAAGCTTTGCTTCGCTTCCGCGATTCAGTACGTAGTGAAGCTAAGGCTAGCGGTACAACAGCAAACTTTCTTCCCTTATGTGACGCTATCCGGGACGAATGGCTTGCACAGGCCGGTATCCGAATAGAGGACAGTCCCAATGGGCCAACCACGTGGAAGAGAGACGACCCAGCCGTTTTGCTGCGGGAAATCTCTGAGCGGAGAGAGCAACAGGCCAACGACAGGCGGAGGAAGTTGCAGAACCAAATTGAGACAAAGAAGAAGCTTGTGGAAAAGTGGAGGAATTACACATCCTCTCCGAAAGATTACTTCAAGATGCAAAGCGGGAGTGTGTACGCCACCTTCGACGAGGAAACTGGACTCCCCACCAGTAACTCACGTGGTGAAGTAGTTGGGGaaaaggaactgaagaagcTTTCAAAGGAGTTGGCCAAGTATGCAAAAGCACACGAAGAATTCAATTCAAAGGGCGGGATGGAGTGGCTTTTGGAACAAGAGCAAGAACTGGCCAACATGCAAGAGAGCTTAAAAAGCACCGAAGTATCATAG
- a CDS encoding cysteine peptidase precursor (identical to SP:P14658: Cysteine proteinase precursor (EC 3.4.22.-). {Trypanosoma brucei brucei}): MPRTEMVRFVRLPVVLLAMAACLASVALGSLHVEESLEMRFAAFKKKYGKVYKDAKEEAFRFRAFEENMEQAKIQAAANPYATFGVTPFSDMTREEFRARYRNGASYFAAAQKRLRKTVNVTTGRAPAAVDWREKGAVTPVKDQGQCGSCWAFSTIGNIEGQWQVAGNPLVSLSEQMLVSCDTIDSGCNGGLMDNAFNWIVNSNGGNVFTEASYPYVSGNGEQPQCQMNGHEIGAAITDHVDLPQDEDAIAAYLAENGPLAIAVDATSFMDYNGGILTSCTSEQLDHGVLLVGYNDNSNPPYWIIKNSWSNMWGEDGYIRIEKGTNQCLMNQAVSSAVVGGPTPPPPPPPPPSATFTQDFCEGKGCTKGCSHATFPTGECVQTTGVGSVIATCGASNLTQIIYPLSRSCSGPSVPITVPLDKCIPILIGSVEYHCSTNPPTKAARLVPHQ; this comes from the coding sequence ATGCCTCGAACAGAAATGGTGCGTTTTGTACGTCTCCCCGTTGTCTTGCTGGCTATGGCAGCGTGCCTTGCGTCTGTCGCACTCGGGTCGCTCCACGTGGAGGAGTCATTGGAGATGCGTTTTGCTGCGTTCAAGAAGAAGTACGGCAAGGTGTACAAGGATGCTAAGGAGGAAGCATTCCGCTTCCGTGCCTTTGAGGAAAATATGGAGCAGGCGAAGATTCAAGCTGCGGCGAACCCATACGCAACGTTTGGTGTGACACCCTTCTCGGATATGACACGTGAAGAGTTCAGGGCACGCTACCGTAACGGCGCGTCCTACTTTGCAGCTGCGCAGAAGCGGCTACGCAAGACGGTGAACGTAACCACTGGCCGTGCTCCTGCAGCTGTGGATTGGCGTGAGAAGGGAGCAGTGACCCCAGTGAAGGATCAGGGTCAGTGCGGCTCGTGCTGGGCCTTTTCAACTATCGGCAACATCGAAGGGCAGTGGCAGGTGGCAGGAAATCCTCTCGTATCCCTCTCGGAGCAGATGCTAGTGTCATGTGATACCATTGATTCAGGTTGTAATGGTGGGCTGATGGACAATGCCTTCAACTGGATAGTAAATTCAAACGGTGGAAACGTATTCACGGAGGCGAGCTATCCCTATGTTTCTGGGAATGGTGAGCAGCCACAGTGCCAGATGAATGGTCACGAGATCGGTGCTGCGATAACAGACCATGTTGACTTACCGCAGGATGAGGACGCTATCGCCGCGTATTTGGCAGAAAACGGTCCCCTTGCTATTGCCGTTGACGCCACAAGTTTTATGGACTATAACGGTGGGATTCTGACTTCATGCACCTCCGAGCAACTGGATCATGGTGTGCTCCTCGTTGGTTACAATGATAATAGCAATCCACCCTACTGGATCATCAAAAACTCGTGGAGCAACATGTGGGGCGAGGACGGCTACATCCGCATCGAGAAGGGCACAAACCAATGTCTCATGAATCAGGCCGTATCCTCCGCAGTTGTTGGAGGTcccactccaccaccaccaccgccgccgccgccttcaGCAACTTTTACACAGGACTTCTGCGAGGGCAAGGGTTGTACCAAAGGCTGCTCACATGCCACCTTCCCCACTGGCGAGTGCGTCCAGACTACCGGCGTCGGCTCAGTGATCGCCACATGTGGCGCAAGCAACCTTACACAAATAATCTACCCACTAAgcaggagctgcagcggtcCCTCTGTGCCGATTACTGTGCCACTGGATAAGTGCATACCCATTTTGATTGGGTCCGTTGAGTATCATTGCTCCACCAACCCACCCACTAAGGCGGCCAGGCTGGTCCCACACCAGTGA
- a CDS encoding cysteine peptidase precursor (identical to SP:P14658: Cysteine proteinase precursor (EC 3.4.22.-). {Trypanosoma brucei brucei} PMID:2651912) encodes MPRTEMVRFVRLPVVLLAMAACLASVALGSLHVEESLEMRFAAFKKKYGKVYKDAKEEAFRFRAFEENMEQAKIQAAANPYATFGVTPFSDMTREEFRARYRNGASYFAAAQKRLRKTVNVTTGRAPAAVDWREKGAVTPVKDQGQCGSCWAFSTIGNIEGQWQVAGNPLVSLSEQMLVSCDTIDSGCNGGLMDNAFNWIVNSNGGNVFTEASYPYVSGNGEQPQCQMNGHEIGAAITDHVDLPQDEDAIAAYLAENGPLAIAVDATSFMDYNGGILTSCTSEQLDHGVLLVGYNDNSNPPYWIIKNSWSNMWGEDGYIRIEKGTNQCLMNQAVSSAVVGGPTPPPPPPPPPSATFTQDFCEGKGCTKGCSHATFPTGECVQTTGVGSVIATCGASNLTQIIYPLSRSCSGPSVPITVPLDKCIPILIGSVEYHCSTNPPTKAARLVPHQ; translated from the coding sequence ATGCCTCGAACAGAAATGGTGCGTTTTGTACGTCTCCCCGTTGTCTTGCTGGCTATGGCAGCGTGCCTTGCGTCTGTCGCACTCGGGTCGCTCCACGTGGAGGAGTCATTGGAGATGCGTTTTGCTGCGTTCAAGAAGAAGTACGGCAAGGTGTACAAGGATGCTAAGGAGGAAGCATTCCGCTTCCGTGCCTTTGAGGAAAATATGGAGCAGGCGAAGATTCAAGCTGCGGCGAACCCATACGCAACGTTTGGTGTGACACCCTTCTCGGATATGACACGTGAAGAGTTCAGGGCACGCTACCGTAACGGCGCGTCCTACTTTGCAGCTGCGCAGAAGCGGCTACGCAAGACGGTGAACGTAACCACTGGCCGTGCTCCTGCAGCTGTGGATTGGCGTGAGAAGGGAGCAGTGACCCCAGTGAAGGATCAGGGTCAGTGCGGCTCGTGCTGGGCCTTTTCAACTATCGGCAACATCGAAGGGCAGTGGCAGGTGGCAGGAAATCCTCTCGTATCCCTCTCGGAGCAGATGCTAGTGTCATGTGATACCATTGATTCAGGTTGTAATGGTGGGCTGATGGACAATGCCTTCAACTGGATAGTAAATTCAAACGGTGGAAACGTATTCACGGAGGCGAGCTATCCCTATGTTTCTGGGAATGGTGAGCAGCCACAGTGCCAGATGAATGGTCACGAGATCGGTGCTGCGATAACAGACCATGTTGACTTACCGCAGGATGAGGACGCTATCGCCGCGTATTTGGCAGAAAACGGTCCCCTTGCTATTGCCGTTGACGCCACAAGTTTTATGGACTATAACGGTGGGATTCTGACTTCATGCACCTCCGAGCAACTGGATCATGGTGTGCTCCTCGTTGGTTACAATGATAATAGCAATCCACCCTACTGGATCATCAAAAACTCGTGGAGCAACATGTGGGGCGAGGACGGCTACATCCGCATCGAGAAGGGCACAAACCAATGTCTCATGAATCAGGCCGTATCCTCCGCAGTTGTTGGAGGCcccactccaccaccaccaccaccgccgccgccttcAGCAACTTTTACACAGGACTTCTGCGAGGGCAAGGGTTGTACCAAAGGCTGCTCACATGCCACCTTCCCCACTGGCGAGTGCGTCCAGACTACCGGCGTCGGCTCAGTGATCGCCACATGTGGCGCAAGCAACCTTACACAAATAATCTACCCACTAAgcaggagctgcagcggtcCCTCTGTGCCGATTACTGTGCCACTGGATAAGTGCATACCCATTTTGATTGGGTCCGTTGAGTATCATTGCTCCACCAACCCACCCACTAAGGCGGCCAGGCTGGTCCCACACCAGTGA
- a CDS encoding cysteine peptidase precursor (identical to SP:P14658: Cysteine proteinase precursor (EC 3.4.22.-). {Trypanosoma brucei brucei}) produces MPRTEMVRFVRLPVVLLAMAACLASVALGSLHVEESLEMRFAAFKKKYGKVYKDAKEEAFRFRAFEENMEQAKIQAAANPYATFGVTPFSDMTREEFRARYRNGASYFAAAQKRLRKTVNVTTGRAPAAVDWREKGAVTPVKDQGQCGSCWAFSTIGNIEGQWQVAGNPLVSLSEQMLVSCDTIDSGCNGGLMDNAFNWIVNSNGGNVFTEASYPYVSGNGEQPQCQMNGHEIGAAITDHVDLPQDEDAIAAYLAENGPLAIAVDATSFMDYNGGILTSCTSEQLDHGVLLVGYNDNSNPPYWIIKNSWSNMWGEDGYIRIEKGTNQCLMNQAVSSAVVGGPTPPPPPPPPPSATFTQDFCEGKGCTKGCSHATFPTGECVQTTGVGSVIATCGASNLTQIIYPLSRSCSGPSVPITVPLDKCIPILIGSVEYHCSTNPPTKAARLVPHQ; encoded by the coding sequence ATGCCTCGAACAGAAATGGTGCGTTTTGTACGTCTCCCCGTTGTCTTGCTGGCTATGGCAGCGTGCCTTGCGTCTGTCGCACTCGGGTCGCTCCACGTGGAGGAGTCATTGGAGATGCGTTTTGCTGCGTTCAAGAAGAAGTACGGCAAGGTGTACAAGGATGCTAAGGAGGAAGCATTCCGCTTCCGTGCCTTTGAGGAGAATATGGAGCAGGCGAAGATTCAAGCTGCGGCGAACCCATACGCAACGTTTGGTGTGACACCCTTCTCGGATATGACACGTGAAGAGTTCAGGGCACGCTACCGTAACGGCGCGTCCTACTTTGCAGCTGCGCAGAAGCGGCTACGCAAGACGGTGAACGTAACCACTGGCCGTGCTCCTGCAGCTGTGGATTGGCGTGAGAAGGGAGCAGTGACCCCAGTGAAGGATCAGGGTCAGTGCGGCTCGTGCTGGGCCTTTTCAACTATCGGCAACATCGAAGGGCAGTGGCAGGTGGCAGGAAATCCTCTCGTATCCCTCTCGGAGCAGATGCTAGTGTCATGTGATACCATTGATTCAGGTTGTAATGGTGGGCTGATGGACAATGCCTTCAACTGGATAGTAAATTCAAACGGTGGAAACGTATTCACGGAGGCGAGCTATCCCTATGTTTCTGGGAATGGTGAGCAGCCACAGTGCCAGATGAATGGTCACGAGATCGGTGCTGCGATAACAGACCATGTTGACTTACCGCAGGATGAGGACGCTATCGCCGCGTATTTGGCAGAAAACGGTCCCCTTGCTATTGCCGTTGACGCCACAAGTTTTATGGACTATAACGGTGGGATTCTGACTTCATGCACCTCCGAGCAACTGGATCATGGTGTGCTCCTCGTTGGTTACAATGATAATAGCAATCCACCCTACTGGATCATCAAAAACTCGTGGAGCAACATGTGGGGCGAGGACGGCTACATCCGCATCGAGAAGGGCACAAACCAATGTCTCATGAATCAGGCCGTATCCTCCGCAGTTGTTGGAGGTcccactccaccaccaccaccgccgccgccgccttcaGCAACTTTTACACAGGACTTCTGCGAGGGCAAGGGTTGTACCAAAGGCTGCTCACATGCCACCTTCCCCACTGGCGAGTGCGTCCAGACTACCGGCGTCGGCTCAGTGATCGCCACATGTGGCGCAAGCAACCTTACACAAATAATCTACCCACTAAgcaggagctgcagcggtcCCTCTGTGCCGATTACTGTGCCACTGGATAAGTGCATACCCATTTTGATTGGGTCCGTTGAGTATCATTGCTCCACCAACCCACCCACTAAGGCGGCCAGGCTGGTCCCACACCAGTGA
- a CDS encoding cysteine peptidase precursor (identical to SP:P14658: Cysteine proteinase precursor (EC 3.4.22.-). {Trypanosoma brucei brucei}): protein MPRTEMVRFVRLPVVLLAIAACLASVALGSLHVEESLEMRFAAFKKKYGKVYKDAKEEAFRFRAFEENMEQAKIQAAANPYATFGVTPFSDMTREEFRARYRNGASYFAAAQKRLRKTVNVTTGRAPAAVDWREKGAVTPVKDQGQCGSCWAFSTIGNIEGQWQVAGNPLVSLSEQMLVSCDTIDSGCNGGLMDNAFNWIVNSNGGNVFTEASYPYVSGNGEQPQCQMNGHEIGAAITDHVDLPQDEDAIAAYLAENGPLAIAVDATSFMDYNGGILTSCTSEQLDHGVLLVGYNDNSNPPYWIIKNSWSNMWGEDGYIRIEKGTNQCLMNQAVSSAVVGGPTPPPPPPPPSATFTQDFCEGKGCTKGCSHATFPTGECVQTTGVGSVIATCGASNLTQIIYPLSRSCSGPSVPITVPLDKCIPILIGSVEYHCSTNPPTKAARLVPHQ from the coding sequence ATGCCTCGAACAGAAATGGTGCGTTTTGTACGTCTCCCCGTTGTCTTGCTGGCTATTGCAGCGTGCCTTGCGTCTGTCGCACTCGGGTCGCTCCACGTGGAGGAGTCATTGGAGATGCGTTTTGCTGCGTTCAAGAAGAAGTACGGCAAGGTGTACAAGGATGCTAAGGAGGAAGCATTCCGCTTCCGTGCCTTTGAGGAGAATATGGAGCAGGCGAAGATTCAAGCTGCGGCGAACCCATACGCAACGTTTGGTGTGACACCCTTCTCGGATATGACACGTGAAGAGTTCAGGGCACGCTACCGTAACGGCGCGTCCTACTTTGCAGCTGCGCAGAAGCGGCTACGCAAGACGGTGAACGTAACCACTGGCCGTGCTCCTGCAGCTGTGGATTGGCGTGAGAAGGGAGCAGTGACCCCAGTGAAGGATCAGGGTCAGTGCGGCTCGTGCTGGGCCTTTTCAACTATCGGCAACATCGAAGGGCAGTGGCAGGTGGCAGGAAATCCTCTCGTATCCCTCTCGGAGCAGATGCTAGTGTCATGTGATACCATTGATTCAGGTTGTAATGGTGGGCTGATGGACAATGCCTTCAACTGGATAGTAAATTCAAACGGTGGAAACGTATTCACGGAGGCGAGCTATCCCTATGTTTCTGGGAATGGTGAGCAGCCACAGTGCCAGATGAATGGTCACGAGATCGGTGCTGCGATAACAGACCATGTTGACTTACCGCAGGATGAGGACGCTATCGCCGCGTATTTGGCAGAAAACGGTCCCCTTGCTATTGCCGTTGACGCCACAAGTTTTATGGACTATAACGGTGGGATTCTGACTTCATGCACCTCCGAGCAATTGGATCATGGTGTGCTCCTCGTTGGTTACAATGATAATAGCAATCCACCCTACTGGATCATCAAAAACTCGTGGAGCAACATGTGGGGCGAGGACGGCTACATCCGCATCGAGAAGGGCACAAACCAATGTCTCATGAATCAGGCCGTATCCTCCGCAGTTGTTGGAGGCcccactccaccaccaccaccgccgccgccttcAGCAACTTTTACACAGGACTTCTGCGAGGGCAAGGGTTGTACCAAAGGCTGCTCACATGCCACCTTCCCCACTGGCGAGTGCGTCCAGACTACCGGCGTCGGCTCAGTGATCGCCACATGTGGCGCAAGCAACCTTACACAAATAATCTACCCACTAAgcaggagctgcagcggtcCCTCTGTGCCGATTACTGTGCCACTGGATAAGTGCATACCCATTTTGATTGGGTCCGTTGAGTATCATTGCTCCACCAACCCACCCACTAAGGCGGCCAGGCTGGTCCCACACCAGTGA